One Terriglobia bacterium genomic window, ACAATCAAAACGTCCTCCCGAAACCCGGCATGGACCGTATCGACGGCGATGATGTAGCCCTTTTCGTCGTTTCCATCGGGATCCACGAGCCGGCAAATGAGAAGCTTTTTGCCTTCGAGCCGCGGGTCCTTCCGGGTTGCAACGACGGTTCCGATGATGCGGGCGAGAAGCACGAGCCCGCCTTACCTCGAGGACTTTCCGATCGGCAGAACGTCTTCAAGATTCGAATGCGGCCGCGGAATCACATGAACGCTGATCAACTCGCCCACGCGGCGGGCGGCGGCTGCGCCGGCATCGGTCGCGGCCTTGACGGCGGCGACGTCCCCCCGGACCATGGCGGTGACGTAGCCCGATCCGATCTTTTCCCAGCCGACCAGGCTCACCTTGGCAGCCTTCACCATCGCGTCGGCCGCCTCGATCATCGCGACAAGTCCACGCGTTTCAATCATTCCTAAGGCCTCACCCAGCGTGCTGCCTTCTCCCTCTCGTGCCATAGAACTCCTTATTAACGCGGGCTAAAGCCCGCGACTA contains:
- a CDS encoding EutN/CcmL family microcompartment protein encodes the protein MLLARIIGTVVATRKDPRLEGKKLLICRLVDPDGNDEKGYIIAVDTVHAGFREDVLIVQGSSARMAEGCKDTPVDAAIVGIVDEVSQD
- the eutM gene encoding ethanolamine utilization microcompartment protein EutM, which produces MAREGEGSTLGEALGMIETRGLVAMIEAADAMVKAAKVSLVGWEKIGSGYVTAMVRGDVAAVKAATDAGAAAARRVGELISVHVIPRPHSNLEDVLPIGKSSR